Proteins from one Epinephelus moara isolate mb chromosome 1, YSFRI_EMoa_1.0, whole genome shotgun sequence genomic window:
- the LOC126391199 gene encoding uncharacterized protein LOC126391199, with the protein METKTTFFTAVSLLFFYGHDRVRGSGVQPWLHCLHPGTAVSATTYRGAARGEAQYSPRAAEKVTGLSRQSAAPIPEETLQTRPPIRRYGERKIAPQQDGRAVGGDSGAGQIPAHQARQDSGQRRLQTQHPQALLLISGDFNHACPSTTLPTFTQYVSCHTRDNKTLDFFYANTKEAYHSSPLPPLGRADHSLVHLLPVYRPLVQREPATTRTVKRWSEEAEEALKDCFKVTV; encoded by the exons atgGAGACGAAGACCACTTTCTTCACAGCTGTCTCTCTCCTATTTTTCTATGGACACGATCGTGTGCGGGGATCAGGCGTACAGCCGTGGCTCCATTGTTTACACCCGGGAACAGCTGTTAGCGCTACGACCTACAGGGGTGCAGCCCGAGGAGAGGCACAATATTCCCCGCGAGCTGCGGAGAAGGTGACAGGGTTGTCACGCCAGAGTGCAGCACCAATACCAGAGGAGACGTTACAAACCCGTCCTCCCATCCGTCGTTATGGGGAACGTAAGATTGCTCCCCaacaagatggacgagctgtcGGCGGTGACTCTGGTGCTGGACAGATTCCAGCTCATCAGGCACGACAGGACAGCGGACAGcg taggctgcaaacacagcaccctcaggccctccttctgatctctggggacttcaaccacgcctgtccatccaccaccctgcccaccttcacccagtatgtttcctgccacaccagagacaataaaacactggattttttttatgccaacaccaaggaggcataccactcatcccccctgccccccctggGAAGAGCTGATCACAGCCTGGttcatcttctgcctgtctacagacctctggtgcagagagaaccagcaaccacccgcactgtgaagaggtggtctgaGGAGGCCGAGGAGGCCCTGAAAGACTGcttcaaggtcactgtgtga